The genomic interval GGCGCCGCGTTCGACTACGACTCGCTCCGGCGCCTCGTGACCGAGCGCCTCCGGTAGGTGCCGCTCCCGCGGCGCTTCTACCTGCGCCCCGCGCGCGCCGTCGCGCGCGACCTCCTCGGCTGCGTGGTCGTCTCGCGCCGCGGCGCCGCGCTGACCGCGGGGCGCATCGTCGAGACGGAAGCGTACCTCGGTCCGGAGGACGAGGCGTCGCACGCCGCGACGAGGCCCGGGAGCCGCGCGCTCTTCTACGGCGCGGGCGGCCACGCGTACGTCTACCTGAACTACGGCATGCACCACTGCCTCAACGCGATCGCGGGGCGCGCCGGGCGGCCGGGCTGCGTGCTGATCCGGGCGCTCGAGCCCGTCGCGGGCCTCGCGACGATGGCGCGCCGGCGCGGGGTCCGCGAGGACGCTCCGCGGCTCGCGAGCGGGCCCGGGAACCTGACGCGCGCGCTCGGCGTCAGCGTGCGGGACAACGGCGCCGATCTCACGGCCGGGCGTCTCACCGTCGAGCCGCCGGACCGGCCGCGCGACTTCCGCATCGCTTCGGGGCCGCGCGTGGGGATCACGCGCTCGGTCGGCCTGCGCCTCCGCTTCTGGCTCGCGGGCCACCCGTGCGTGTCGGGACGAGCCCGGCGCGGG from Candidatus Methylomirabilota bacterium carries:
- a CDS encoding DNA-3-methyladenine glycosylase encodes the protein MPLPRRFYLRPARAVARDLLGCVVVSRRGAALTAGRIVETEAYLGPEDEASHAATRPGSRALFYGAGGHAYVYLNYGMHHCLNAIAGRAGRPGCVLIRALEPVAGLATMARRRGVREDAPRLASGPGNLTRALGVSVRDNGADLTAGRLTVEPPDRPRDFRIASGPRVGITRSVGLRLRFWLAGHPCVSGRARRGSRGRGAARDP